Proteins co-encoded in one Corynebacterium lujinxingii genomic window:
- a CDS encoding MFS transporter encodes MNADQQLTRTERLDRLPVTPKHKRLLLGSGIGWALDAMDIGLVSFIIAALAVHWDLEKSTTSWIASVGFIGMAVGASLGGLLADKIGRRQVFAATLLLYGLATGASALAWSVASLMVFRFLVGLGLGAELPVASTLVSEFSPRKVRGRMVVLLEAFWAVGWILAAVIGTFVVANGETGWRWGFAVGALPALYAIFVRMGLPESVRFLESEGRHDEAERIVRSFEAEADPADYDTATPPHEEPIQGGIWGPALRRRTAAFWTVWFCVSLSYYGAFIWIPSLLVEQGFSLVRSFTFTLIITLAQLPGYAAAAWLIEVWGRRTTLSVFLAGSAVAAFGYGFAGAEWQIILAGCLLSFFNLGAWGALYAIGPELYPTAIRATGTGAGAAFGRVGSILAPLIVPPVLAFGGSTAVFGLFAAAFALACAAAFTLPEQKGVALA; translated from the coding sequence ATGAACGCTGACCAGCAGCTCACACGCACCGAGCGCCTCGACCGCCTGCCCGTTACCCCGAAACACAAGCGCCTGCTTCTGGGCTCCGGCATCGGCTGGGCGCTCGACGCGATGGACATCGGGCTGGTGTCCTTCATCATCGCCGCGCTCGCCGTGCACTGGGACCTGGAGAAATCCACAACCAGCTGGATCGCATCGGTGGGCTTTATCGGCATGGCGGTCGGCGCCTCCCTCGGCGGGCTGCTCGCAGACAAGATCGGGCGCCGCCAAGTCTTCGCCGCCACACTGCTGCTCTACGGCCTGGCTACCGGCGCCTCTGCCCTGGCCTGGTCGGTGGCGTCACTGATGGTGTTCCGCTTCCTCGTCGGCCTCGGCCTCGGCGCCGAACTTCCGGTGGCATCGACACTGGTCAGCGAGTTCTCCCCACGGAAGGTTCGCGGCCGCATGGTCGTGTTGCTCGAGGCATTTTGGGCGGTCGGGTGGATTTTGGCGGCGGTGATCGGCACCTTTGTCGTCGCAAACGGCGAAACAGGGTGGCGCTGGGGATTCGCCGTTGGCGCGCTGCCGGCGCTTTACGCGATTTTCGTGCGTATGGGCCTGCCGGAATCCGTGCGCTTCTTAGAATCCGAGGGCCGGCACGACGAGGCGGAGCGCATCGTCCGCTCCTTCGAAGCCGAGGCCGACCCCGCCGATTACGACACCGCAACCCCGCCCCACGAGGAACCCATCCAAGGCGGCATCTGGGGCCCCGCGTTACGACGACGCACCGCCGCCTTCTGGACTGTCTGGTTCTGCGTGTCCCTGTCGTACTACGGGGCGTTCATCTGGATCCCATCGCTACTGGTCGAGCAAGGTTTCTCGCTAGTGCGATCGTTCACGTTCACCCTGATCATCACCCTCGCGCAACTACCCGGCTACGCGGCCGCCGCCTGGCTCATTGAGGTCTGGGGCCGCCGCACCACCTTGTCCGTGTTCCTCGCGGGCTCAGCCGTCGCGGCGTTCGGCTACGGTTTCGCGGGCGCCGAGTGGCAGATCATCCTCGCCGGCTGCCTGTTGTCGTTTTTCAACCTCGGCGCGTGGGGCGCTCTCTACGCCATCGGCCCGGAGCTCTACCCCACCGCCATCCGCGCGACCGGCACCGGCGCGGGCGCCGCGTTCGGCCGCGTCGGTTCGATCCTCGCACCGCTCATCGTCCCGCCAGTGCTCGCGTTCGGCGGTTCCACGGCGGTGTTCGGCCTGTTCGCCGCTGCGTTCGCCCTGGCGTGCGCGGCCGCGTTCACCCTTCCTGAGCAAAAGGGCGTAGCGCTCGCTTAA
- the dnaB gene encoding replicative DNA helicase, translating to MGANDSFDDYVPPPEPVTDYGDFGDFADFENNTGGSNRFNGGGGKDGKRYNKYGDNRDVMQEYRTPPHDERAERSVLGAMLLNPDVILDVAEGLRPDDFYHPAHQLIYQAILDLFAQGSSVDVLIVAARLDRQGALERVGGAPYLHTLISEVPTAANARYYADIVEEKSILRQLVNAGTQVVQLGYEGEDGMEIEALVDHAQQKVFSISRNQTGEDYRPLSDLLKPTIDELTMIASGGALEAGVPTGFLDLDKLTNGLHAGQMIIIAARPGVGKSTLALDFMRSCSIHQGKTSVIFSLEMSASEIIMRMLSAETEIKLSSMRSGQMEERDWEKLTTRLTEIQDAPLFIDDSPNLTMMEIRSKARRLKQQHGLDLVVVDYLQLMSSGKRVESRQQEVSEFSRHLKLLAKELEVPVIAISQLNRGPEARTDKRPQLADLRESGSLEQDADMVFLLYRPDSQDRDDERAGEADIIVAKHRGGPIDTIPVAHQLHYSRFVNMAHG from the coding sequence ATGGGTGCGAACGACAGTTTCGACGACTACGTGCCGCCGCCGGAACCGGTGACGGACTACGGCGATTTCGGGGACTTCGCCGACTTTGAAAACAACACCGGCGGGTCAAACCGTTTCAACGGTGGTGGCGGCAAGGACGGGAAGCGCTACAACAAGTACGGCGACAACCGCGACGTGATGCAGGAGTACCGCACCCCGCCGCACGACGAGCGCGCGGAGCGCTCCGTCCTCGGCGCGATGCTGCTCAACCCGGACGTGATCCTGGACGTCGCCGAAGGGCTGCGGCCGGACGACTTCTACCACCCGGCGCACCAGCTCATCTACCAGGCGATTTTGGACCTGTTCGCGCAGGGCAGTTCCGTCGACGTGCTCATCGTCGCGGCCCGCCTCGACCGCCAGGGCGCGCTCGAGCGTGTCGGCGGCGCGCCGTACCTGCACACGTTGATCTCCGAGGTCCCCACCGCGGCGAACGCCCGCTACTACGCGGACATCGTCGAGGAGAAGTCGATCCTGCGCCAACTGGTCAACGCCGGCACCCAGGTGGTCCAGCTGGGCTACGAGGGCGAAGACGGCATGGAGATCGAGGCGCTCGTCGACCACGCGCAGCAGAAGGTCTTCTCCATCTCCCGCAACCAGACGGGTGAGGATTACCGTCCGCTGTCCGACCTGCTCAAGCCGACGATCGATGAGTTGACCATGATCGCCTCCGGGGGCGCACTCGAGGCAGGTGTGCCCACGGGCTTTTTGGACCTGGACAAGCTCACCAATGGTCTGCACGCCGGGCAGATGATCATTATCGCGGCACGTCCTGGTGTGGGTAAGTCGACGCTCGCGCTCGACTTTATGCGTTCCTGCTCGATCCACCAGGGCAAGACGTCGGTGATCTTCTCGCTAGAGATGAGCGCCTCCGAAATCATCATGCGCATGCTCTCGGCGGAAACGGAGATCAAACTCTCCTCCATGCGCTCCGGCCAGATGGAGGAGCGCGACTGGGAGAAACTCACCACCCGCCTCACGGAGATCCAGGACGCTCCGCTGTTTATCGACGACTCCCCGAACCTCACCATGATGGAAATCCGCTCCAAGGCACGCCGCCTGAAGCAGCAGCACGGCCTAGACCTTGTGGTGGTGGACTACCTGCAGCTGATGAGCTCCGGCAAGCGCGTCGAGTCCCGCCAGCAGGAGGTCTCGGAGTTCTCTCGCCACCTGAAACTGCTGGCCAAGGAACTGGAAGTCCCGGTCATTGCGATCTCGCAGCTCAACCGCGGCCCCGAGGCCCGCACCGACAAGCGCCCGCAGTTGGCTGACCTGCGCGAGTCCGGCTCGCTCGAGCAGGACGCCGACATGGTGTTCCTGCTCTACCGCCCCGACTCACAGGATCGTGACGACGAGCGCGCCGGCGAAGCCGACATCATCGTGGCCAAGCACCGCGGCGGCCCGATCGACACCATCCCGGTGGCGCACCAGCTGCACTACTCGCGCTTCGTCAACATGGCGCATGGCTAA
- a CDS encoding RecQ family ATP-dependent DNA helicase — MTATRPQADELLTGIAGPDAALRDDQWTAIDSLVNQRKRMLVVQRTGWGKSAVYFIAAKLLREAGAGPSIIVSPLLALMRSQVEAAARAGIRAATINSSNMTQWDEIQASLNDYDLLLISPERLNAPDFREQVLPQLARSVGMLVVDEAHCISDWGHDFRPDYRRIALLIDDLPPETPVLATTATANDRVVADVVAQLGVDTGVLRGGLDRESLALNVVQLPDPTQRAAWIAQYLAQVEGSGIIYCLTVAAAHDLAEALETAGWNVAAYTGRTEAEERERLERALIDNELKALVATSALGMGFDKPDLGFVVHLGAPSSPVSYYQQIGRAGRATDHAEVVLLPGPEDQRVWDYFASVSMPEEPVVQRLLAALGDEPVSTPKLENAVDLSRSRIDQALKVLDVDGAVRRVKGGWVSTGAAWSYDHDRYGGLAQAREREQDLMLAFESTDGCRMAFLRRELDDPTLGPEERCGRCDNCTGEHLSVEVDPALAERIDARLKAPGVQLSQRKMWPTGSARRGKIKGVQPGKALGRLNDVARGPALAALLRDNAYRPAENWRDDQWLGRFVAVLADWDWAERPATVVALGDADPARHEMVAATAEALARVGQMAFGGVVGTQEHAVEARNSAFRVNALDRYYDWAGLDIAAGPVLLLAGEVDSGWSVTVAAADVSERFGVEVLPLAFASRA, encoded by the coding sequence ATGACAGCGACGCGACCTCAAGCCGACGAACTTCTCACAGGCATCGCAGGGCCGGATGCAGCCCTTCGCGACGACCAGTGGACCGCCATCGATTCCCTGGTCAACCAGCGAAAACGCATGCTTGTCGTGCAACGCACCGGGTGGGGGAAGTCGGCGGTGTACTTCATCGCCGCGAAACTGCTGCGCGAGGCGGGCGCGGGGCCGTCGATTATCGTTTCTCCCTTGCTCGCGCTGATGCGTAGCCAGGTCGAAGCAGCCGCCCGCGCCGGGATTCGCGCAGCGACGATCAACTCATCGAACATGACCCAGTGGGACGAGATCCAGGCGAGCCTGAACGACTACGACCTGCTGCTGATCAGCCCGGAGCGACTCAATGCGCCCGATTTCCGCGAGCAGGTCCTGCCGCAGCTGGCCCGCTCGGTGGGCATGCTTGTTGTCGACGAGGCGCACTGCATTTCCGACTGGGGCCACGACTTCCGCCCGGACTACCGCCGGATTGCGTTGCTTATCGACGATCTGCCGCCCGAAACCCCTGTACTTGCCACCACCGCCACCGCGAACGACCGCGTGGTGGCCGACGTCGTTGCCCAACTCGGCGTGGACACCGGTGTGCTGCGCGGCGGGTTGGACCGCGAGTCGCTCGCGCTCAACGTCGTGCAACTGCCGGATCCGACCCAGCGCGCGGCGTGGATCGCGCAGTACCTCGCGCAGGTGGAAGGCTCCGGCATCATTTACTGCCTCACCGTCGCGGCCGCCCACGACCTCGCCGAGGCGCTGGAGACCGCCGGGTGGAACGTCGCCGCGTACACCGGACGCACCGAGGCGGAGGAGCGCGAACGACTTGAGCGCGCCTTGATCGACAACGAACTCAAGGCACTCGTTGCCACGTCCGCGCTCGGCATGGGCTTCGACAAACCCGACCTCGGTTTCGTGGTCCACCTCGGCGCGCCGTCATCGCCGGTGAGCTACTACCAGCAGATCGGCCGCGCCGGGCGTGCCACTGACCACGCCGAGGTCGTACTCCTGCCCGGCCCGGAGGACCAGCGTGTGTGGGATTACTTCGCCTCCGTGTCCATGCCGGAGGAGCCGGTGGTGCAGCGACTGCTCGCAGCGCTTGGCGACGAACCTGTCTCCACCCCGAAACTCGAAAACGCCGTCGACCTTTCACGCAGCCGCATCGACCAGGCGCTGAAGGTCCTCGACGTCGACGGTGCCGTGCGTCGCGTCAAGGGCGGCTGGGTGTCCACGGGTGCGGCGTGGTCCTACGACCACGACCGCTACGGCGGCCTGGCGCAGGCGCGCGAGCGCGAGCAGGACTTGATGCTCGCCTTTGAGTCCACCGACGGGTGTCGGATGGCGTTTCTGCGCCGCGAACTCGACGACCCTACCCTCGGACCCGAGGAGCGCTGCGGGCGGTGCGACAACTGCACCGGTGAGCACCTGTCGGTCGAAGTGGATCCCGCGCTGGCAGAGCGTATCGACGCCCGCCTCAAGGCCCCTGGCGTGCAACTTTCCCAGCGCAAAATGTGGCCGACCGGATCTGCGCGCCGCGGCAAGATAAAGGGTGTGCAGCCAGGCAAGGCGCTCGGCCGCTTGAACGACGTCGCCCGCGGGCCGGCGTTGGCGGCCCTGCTGCGCGACAACGCGTACCGCCCGGCGGAAAACTGGCGCGACGACCAGTGGCTGGGTCGCTTCGTCGCCGTCCTGGCGGACTGGGATTGGGCTGAGCGCCCCGCCACCGTTGTCGCGCTCGGCGATGCCGACCCTGCCCGCCACGAGATGGTCGCCGCCACCGCCGAGGCGTTGGCGCGGGTGGGGCAGATGGCCTTTGGCGGTGTCGTCGGCACGCAAGAGCACGCGGTGGAGGCCCGCAACTCGGCGTTCCGCGTTAACGCGCTCGACCGGTACTACGACTGGGCGGGGCTCGACATCGCCGCCGGACCGGTGCTGCTGCTCGCCGGGGAGGTGGATTCCGGGTGGTCCGTCACTGTCGCCGCGGCCGATGTTAGCGAGCGGTTCGGCGTGGAGGTGCTGCCGCTCGCGTTTGCTTCGCGGGCCTAG